A portion of the Nomia melanderi isolate GNS246 chromosome 2, iyNomMela1, whole genome shotgun sequence genome contains these proteins:
- the LOC116430010 gene encoding dynein axonemal intermediate chain 7 isoform X1, with product MFQLEKWRELQRATGKTAASSTATKSKLMERKGGQGSPRGRLPREVIEVGVDGDGNAAGEDTAVGVAGKNDNDQIENIRDKMIKDMQEEIRLEQFNQMQKMQLEARQLEMREAQLEETQAILARHWSSYAENARILQLQENWTRYMTCDGLPDPGSLSDLNTFLHVATEENENASLDAIVEKCQVITNLISKVERIVRSIDEAWKEYVREYESIAGELRGKLQWWIDLACYRLLRDIEANMNREDTKTSRYVRESNRMVCCVWAPIALPVGTKRLAEKERKPTEVAFEEIKLTIQFPGDVDCHRMAVRGLWLAYDHYSVETNSRRIPSLPKEFWDPWVKPADLLEFARTEYREKLRIWEEQTEERRLRLEEKKGILRKMENPPVFPDARKRGKRGKKSKRPRSAKANLSEFEQSLATFLPGDGELLPYLPTPNEIVRQREGNRPDSSDLGNGSWSAPMSLFVSEEARKEVRRILSTRCEKTEVNLRKYTILGGVFRLDLIQQPPQPKDLGKDGSSTTLELPKEPRFARFCRSYEPPQPPPDSERTPEVIEAEMKALEVAMESLLLISLQLPDSVFWFEPPLVAHWIPERNVWSTKDVHDIKYNEEKQTIAFRSGKLGVHGLVANKFANLPFQSWELRPEPARNGRDYAGVVLNVTAATVQAEFIVRVRFFLLFAVTIESTPIPFPYRFASIAGGSSVSEFVDRRLVDAAETDTRRVRRIGDSDRANATNRVRPVSGTGRRQLPQGIADQAPGRGESFTAMHGSLVQQLRVLLVSMERDSDLLGDRATIQRTARLRGQRADESDGTRNTLANDARAMHRGQPRVHRFTIERGGGRQVVRRPVSAGDQHCRHQDPALDTTDLV from the exons GCGGCGTCGTCGACGGCGACCAAAAGCAAACTCATGGAACGGAAAGGAGGTCAGGGTTCGCCGAGAGGGCGATTACCGAGGGAGGTTATCGAGGTTGGCGTCGACGGTGACGGTAACGCTGCCGGAGAGGACACTGCCGTCGGCGTTGCTGGGAAAAACGACAACGACCAAATCGAGAACATCAG GGATAAAATGATCAAGGACATGCAAGAAGAGATTCGCTTGGAACAGTTCAATCAGATGCAGAAGATGCAACTGGAGGCGCGGCAATTGGAGATGCGCGAGGCACAATTGGAGGAGACACAGGCGATTCTTGCTCGTCATTGGTCCTCTTACGCCGAGAACGCGCGCATCCTACAGCTGCAGGAAAAC TGGACCAGATACATGACCTGCGACGGTCTTCCAGATCCTGGCTCGTTATCCGACCTGAACACGTTTCTGCACGTTGCGACGGAAGAAAACGAGAACGCGAGCCTGGACGCGATAGTGGAAAAGTGCCAAGTAATTACCAAC TTGATATCCAAGGTAGAGAGGATTGTCCGTTCGATCGACGAAGCTTGGAAGGAGTACGTGCGCGAGTACGAATCG ATCGCGGGGGAACTTCGCGGAAAACTCCAGTGGTGGATCGATCTTGCGTGCTATCGATTGCTGCGCGACATCGAAGCGAACATGAACAGGGAGGACACGAAGACGAGCCGATACGTTCGCGAGTCGAACCGAATGGTGTGCTGCGTCTGGGCACCGATAGCGTTGCCGGTCGgaaccaagcggctcgcggagAAGGAAAG GAAGCCGACCGAAGTGGCGTTCGAGGAGATCAAGTTGACCATTCAATTTCCCGGCGACGTCGATTGCCATCGCATGGCGGTTCGAGGGCTCTGGCTGGCTTACGACCACTACTCGGTCGAAACGAATTCCCGGCGGATTCCGAGCCTCCCGAAGGAATTCTGGGATCCATGGGTGAAACCGGCCG ATCTTCTCGAGTTCGCGAGAACGGAGTATCGCGAGAAGCTTCGAATCTGGGAGGAACAAACGGAGGAACGTCGGTTGCGGTTGGAGGAGAAGAAAGGTATATTAAGGAAGATGGAGAATCCTCCGGTTTTCCCGGACGCTCGGAAGAGAGGGAAACGCGGTAAAAAGTCAAAGAGGCCGCGATCCGCGAAAGCAAATTTGTCCGAGTTCGAACAGAGCTTGGCTACCTTCTTGCCTGGCGATGGGGAGCTTCTACCTTACCTGCCGACACCGAACGAGATCGTTCGGCAAAGAGAAGGTAATCGCCCCGATTCCTCGGATCTCGGCAACGGCTCCTGGTCTGCCCCGATGTCGCTTTTCGTTTCAGAGGAAGCCAGGAAAGAGGTTCGCAGGATCTTGTCGACGCGATGCGAGAAAACCGAAGTCAATTTGCGAAAGTACACGATCCTCGGGGGCGTGTTTCGGCTGGATCTGATTCAGCAACCTCCGCAGCCGAAAGATCTCGGGAAAGACGGCAGCTCGACCACTC TCGAATTGCCGAAGGAACCGCGGTTCGCGCGATTCTGCAGATCGTACGAACCACCGCAGCCACCGCCGGATTCCGAGAGGACGCCGGAAGTGATCGAGGCTGAGATGAAAGCTTTGGAAGTCGCGATGGAGTCGCTGTTACTGATTAGCCTGCA GTTACCCGACTCCGTGTTCTGGTTCGAACCGCCGTTGGTCGCTCATTGGATACCGGAGAGAAACGTTTGGTCGACCAAGGACGTTCACGACATAAAATATAACGAGGAGAAGCAAACGATCGCGTTCAGAAGCGGCAAATTGGGCGTTCACGGGCTCGTCGCTAACAAGTTCGCCAACCTGCCGTTTCAGAGTTGGGAATTGAGGCCGGAACCGGCAAGGAACGGACGGGATTACGCTGGTGTCGTTCTGAACGTGACCGCAGCCACCGTTCAAGCCGAATTTATAGTCAGAGTGAGGTTCTTTCTGCTGTTCGCCGTGACGATCGAGTCGACTCCCATACCGTTCCCATACCGTTTCGCGTCGATTGCAGGAGGATCGAGTGTGTCTGAATTCGTTGATCGGCGGCTCGTCGACGCCGCTGAAACGGATACTCGGCGAGTACGTCGAATTGGAGACTCTGATCGAG CGAATGCAACGAATCGGGTGCGACCTGTTTCCGGAACGGGACGCCGCCAGTTACCTCAAGGGATCGCCGATCAAGCACCCGGTCGCGGAGAATCATTTACGGCGATGCATGGCTCTCTTGTCCAGCAGCTACGCGTTCTCCTGGTCTCGATGGAACGCGACTCGGACCTTTTGGGAGATCGTGCTACAATTCAAAGAACTGCACGGCTGCGTGGCCAAAGAG CGGACGAATCTGACGGTACTCGTAACACCTTGGCGAACGATGCGCGTGCGATGCACCGAGGTCAGCCCCGAGTTCACAGATTTACCATTGAACGAGGAGGAGGACGCCAAG TTGTACGCCGACCTGTATCAGCTGGCGATCAACACTGCCGGCATCAAGACCCGGCTCTCGATACAACGGATCTCGTTTAA
- the LOC116430010 gene encoding dynein axonemal intermediate chain 7 isoform X3, which produces MFQLEKWRELQRATGKTAASSTATKSKLMERKGGQGSPRGRLPREVIEVGVDGDGNAAGEDTAVGVAGKNDNDQIENIRDKMIKDMQEEIRLEQFNQMQKMQLEARQLEMREAQLEETQAILARHWSSYAENARILQLQENWTRYMTCDGLPDPGSLSDLNTFLHVATEENENASLDAIVEKCQVITNLISKVERIVRSIDEAWKEYVREYESIAGELRGKLQWWIDLACYRLLRDIEANMNREDTKTSRYVRESNRMVCCVWAPIALPVGTKRLAEKERKPTEVAFEEIKLTIQFPGDVDCHRMAVRGLWLAYDHYSVETNSRRIPSLPKEFWDPWVKPADLLEFARTEYREKLRIWEEQTEERRLRLEEKKGILRKMENPPVFPDARKRGKRGKKSKRPRSAKANLSEFEQSLATFLPGDGELLPYLPTPNEIVRQREEEARKEVRRILSTRCEKTEVNLRKYTILGGVFRLDLIQQPPQPKDLGKDGSSTTLELPKEPRFARFCRSYEPPQPPPDSERTPEVIEAEMKALEVAMESLLLISLQLPDSVFWFEPPLVAHWIPERNVWSTKDVHDIKYNEEKQTIAFRSGKLGVHGLVANKFANLPFQSWELRPEPARNGRDYAGVVLNVTAATVQAEFIVRVRFFLLFAVTIESTPIPFPYRFASIAGGSSVSEFVDRRLVDAAETDTRRVRRIGDSDRANATNRVRPVSGTGRRQLPQGIADQAPGRGESFTAMHGSLVQQLRVLLVSMERDSDLLGDRATIQRTARLRGQRADESDGTRNTLANDARAMHRGQPRVHRFTIERGGGRQVVRRPVSAGDQHCRHQDPALDTTDLV; this is translated from the exons GCGGCGTCGTCGACGGCGACCAAAAGCAAACTCATGGAACGGAAAGGAGGTCAGGGTTCGCCGAGAGGGCGATTACCGAGGGAGGTTATCGAGGTTGGCGTCGACGGTGACGGTAACGCTGCCGGAGAGGACACTGCCGTCGGCGTTGCTGGGAAAAACGACAACGACCAAATCGAGAACATCAG GGATAAAATGATCAAGGACATGCAAGAAGAGATTCGCTTGGAACAGTTCAATCAGATGCAGAAGATGCAACTGGAGGCGCGGCAATTGGAGATGCGCGAGGCACAATTGGAGGAGACACAGGCGATTCTTGCTCGTCATTGGTCCTCTTACGCCGAGAACGCGCGCATCCTACAGCTGCAGGAAAAC TGGACCAGATACATGACCTGCGACGGTCTTCCAGATCCTGGCTCGTTATCCGACCTGAACACGTTTCTGCACGTTGCGACGGAAGAAAACGAGAACGCGAGCCTGGACGCGATAGTGGAAAAGTGCCAAGTAATTACCAAC TTGATATCCAAGGTAGAGAGGATTGTCCGTTCGATCGACGAAGCTTGGAAGGAGTACGTGCGCGAGTACGAATCG ATCGCGGGGGAACTTCGCGGAAAACTCCAGTGGTGGATCGATCTTGCGTGCTATCGATTGCTGCGCGACATCGAAGCGAACATGAACAGGGAGGACACGAAGACGAGCCGATACGTTCGCGAGTCGAACCGAATGGTGTGCTGCGTCTGGGCACCGATAGCGTTGCCGGTCGgaaccaagcggctcgcggagAAGGAAAG GAAGCCGACCGAAGTGGCGTTCGAGGAGATCAAGTTGACCATTCAATTTCCCGGCGACGTCGATTGCCATCGCATGGCGGTTCGAGGGCTCTGGCTGGCTTACGACCACTACTCGGTCGAAACGAATTCCCGGCGGATTCCGAGCCTCCCGAAGGAATTCTGGGATCCATGGGTGAAACCGGCCG ATCTTCTCGAGTTCGCGAGAACGGAGTATCGCGAGAAGCTTCGAATCTGGGAGGAACAAACGGAGGAACGTCGGTTGCGGTTGGAGGAGAAGAAAGGTATATTAAGGAAGATGGAGAATCCTCCGGTTTTCCCGGACGCTCGGAAGAGAGGGAAACGCGGTAAAAAGTCAAAGAGGCCGCGATCCGCGAAAGCAAATTTGTCCGAGTTCGAACAGAGCTTGGCTACCTTCTTGCCTGGCGATGGGGAGCTTCTACCTTACCTGCCGACACCGAACGAGATCGTTCGGCAAAGAGAAG AGGAAGCCAGGAAAGAGGTTCGCAGGATCTTGTCGACGCGATGCGAGAAAACCGAAGTCAATTTGCGAAAGTACACGATCCTCGGGGGCGTGTTTCGGCTGGATCTGATTCAGCAACCTCCGCAGCCGAAAGATCTCGGGAAAGACGGCAGCTCGACCACTC TCGAATTGCCGAAGGAACCGCGGTTCGCGCGATTCTGCAGATCGTACGAACCACCGCAGCCACCGCCGGATTCCGAGAGGACGCCGGAAGTGATCGAGGCTGAGATGAAAGCTTTGGAAGTCGCGATGGAGTCGCTGTTACTGATTAGCCTGCA GTTACCCGACTCCGTGTTCTGGTTCGAACCGCCGTTGGTCGCTCATTGGATACCGGAGAGAAACGTTTGGTCGACCAAGGACGTTCACGACATAAAATATAACGAGGAGAAGCAAACGATCGCGTTCAGAAGCGGCAAATTGGGCGTTCACGGGCTCGTCGCTAACAAGTTCGCCAACCTGCCGTTTCAGAGTTGGGAATTGAGGCCGGAACCGGCAAGGAACGGACGGGATTACGCTGGTGTCGTTCTGAACGTGACCGCAGCCACCGTTCAAGCCGAATTTATAGTCAGAGTGAGGTTCTTTCTGCTGTTCGCCGTGACGATCGAGTCGACTCCCATACCGTTCCCATACCGTTTCGCGTCGATTGCAGGAGGATCGAGTGTGTCTGAATTCGTTGATCGGCGGCTCGTCGACGCCGCTGAAACGGATACTCGGCGAGTACGTCGAATTGGAGACTCTGATCGAG CGAATGCAACGAATCGGGTGCGACCTGTTTCCGGAACGGGACGCCGCCAGTTACCTCAAGGGATCGCCGATCAAGCACCCGGTCGCGGAGAATCATTTACGGCGATGCATGGCTCTCTTGTCCAGCAGCTACGCGTTCTCCTGGTCTCGATGGAACGCGACTCGGACCTTTTGGGAGATCGTGCTACAATTCAAAGAACTGCACGGCTGCGTGGCCAAAGAG CGGACGAATCTGACGGTACTCGTAACACCTTGGCGAACGATGCGCGTGCGATGCACCGAGGTCAGCCCCGAGTTCACAGATTTACCATTGAACGAGGAGGAGGACGCCAAG TTGTACGCCGACCTGTATCAGCTGGCGATCAACACTGCCGGCATCAAGACCCGGCTCTCGATACAACGGATCTCGTTTAA
- the LOC116430010 gene encoding dynein axonemal intermediate chain 7 isoform X2, whose protein sequence is MFQLEKWRELQRATGKTAASSTATKSKLMERKGGQGSPRGRLPREVIEVGVDGDGNAAGEDTAVGVAGKNDNDQIENIRDKMIKDMQEEIRLEQFNQMQKMQLEARQLEMREAQLEETQAILARHWSSYAENARILQLQENWTRYMTCDGLPDPGSLSDLNTFLHVATEENENASLDAIVEKCQVITNLISKVERIVRSIDEAWKEYVREYESIAGELRGKLQWWIDLACYRLLRDIEANMNREDTKTSRYVRESNRMVCCVWAPIALPVGTKRLAEKERKPTEVAFEEIKLTIQFPGDVDCHRMAVRGLWLAYDHYSVETNSRRIPSLPKEFWDPWVKPADLLEFARTEYREKLRIWEEQTEERRLRLEEKKGILRKMENPPVFPDARKRGKRGKKSKRPRSAKANLSEFEQSLATFLPGDGELLPYLPTPNEIVRQREGNRPDSSDLGNGSWSAPMSLFVSEEARKEVRRILSTRCEKTEVNLRKYTILGGVFRLDLIQQPPQPKDLGKDGSSTTLELPKEPRFARFCRSYEPPQPPPDSERTPEVIEAEMKALEVAMESLLLISLQLPDSVFWFEPPLVAHWIPERNVWSTKDVHDIKYNEEKQTIAFRSGKLGVHGLVANKFANLPFQSWELRPEPARNGRDYAGVVLNVTAATVQAEFIVREDRVCLNSLIGGSSTPLKRILGEYVELETLIERMQRIGCDLFPERDAASYLKGSPIKHPVAENHLRRCMALLSSSYAFSWSRWNATRTFWEIVLQFKELHGCVAKERTNLTVLVTPWRTMRVRCTEVSPEFTDLPLNEEEDAKLYADLYQLAINTAGIKTRLSIQRISFKLVSTVARLLERTNVIGMSS, encoded by the exons GCGGCGTCGTCGACGGCGACCAAAAGCAAACTCATGGAACGGAAAGGAGGTCAGGGTTCGCCGAGAGGGCGATTACCGAGGGAGGTTATCGAGGTTGGCGTCGACGGTGACGGTAACGCTGCCGGAGAGGACACTGCCGTCGGCGTTGCTGGGAAAAACGACAACGACCAAATCGAGAACATCAG GGATAAAATGATCAAGGACATGCAAGAAGAGATTCGCTTGGAACAGTTCAATCAGATGCAGAAGATGCAACTGGAGGCGCGGCAATTGGAGATGCGCGAGGCACAATTGGAGGAGACACAGGCGATTCTTGCTCGTCATTGGTCCTCTTACGCCGAGAACGCGCGCATCCTACAGCTGCAGGAAAAC TGGACCAGATACATGACCTGCGACGGTCTTCCAGATCCTGGCTCGTTATCCGACCTGAACACGTTTCTGCACGTTGCGACGGAAGAAAACGAGAACGCGAGCCTGGACGCGATAGTGGAAAAGTGCCAAGTAATTACCAAC TTGATATCCAAGGTAGAGAGGATTGTCCGTTCGATCGACGAAGCTTGGAAGGAGTACGTGCGCGAGTACGAATCG ATCGCGGGGGAACTTCGCGGAAAACTCCAGTGGTGGATCGATCTTGCGTGCTATCGATTGCTGCGCGACATCGAAGCGAACATGAACAGGGAGGACACGAAGACGAGCCGATACGTTCGCGAGTCGAACCGAATGGTGTGCTGCGTCTGGGCACCGATAGCGTTGCCGGTCGgaaccaagcggctcgcggagAAGGAAAG GAAGCCGACCGAAGTGGCGTTCGAGGAGATCAAGTTGACCATTCAATTTCCCGGCGACGTCGATTGCCATCGCATGGCGGTTCGAGGGCTCTGGCTGGCTTACGACCACTACTCGGTCGAAACGAATTCCCGGCGGATTCCGAGCCTCCCGAAGGAATTCTGGGATCCATGGGTGAAACCGGCCG ATCTTCTCGAGTTCGCGAGAACGGAGTATCGCGAGAAGCTTCGAATCTGGGAGGAACAAACGGAGGAACGTCGGTTGCGGTTGGAGGAGAAGAAAGGTATATTAAGGAAGATGGAGAATCCTCCGGTTTTCCCGGACGCTCGGAAGAGAGGGAAACGCGGTAAAAAGTCAAAGAGGCCGCGATCCGCGAAAGCAAATTTGTCCGAGTTCGAACAGAGCTTGGCTACCTTCTTGCCTGGCGATGGGGAGCTTCTACCTTACCTGCCGACACCGAACGAGATCGTTCGGCAAAGAGAAGGTAATCGCCCCGATTCCTCGGATCTCGGCAACGGCTCCTGGTCTGCCCCGATGTCGCTTTTCGTTTCAGAGGAAGCCAGGAAAGAGGTTCGCAGGATCTTGTCGACGCGATGCGAGAAAACCGAAGTCAATTTGCGAAAGTACACGATCCTCGGGGGCGTGTTTCGGCTGGATCTGATTCAGCAACCTCCGCAGCCGAAAGATCTCGGGAAAGACGGCAGCTCGACCACTC TCGAATTGCCGAAGGAACCGCGGTTCGCGCGATTCTGCAGATCGTACGAACCACCGCAGCCACCGCCGGATTCCGAGAGGACGCCGGAAGTGATCGAGGCTGAGATGAAAGCTTTGGAAGTCGCGATGGAGTCGCTGTTACTGATTAGCCTGCA GTTACCCGACTCCGTGTTCTGGTTCGAACCGCCGTTGGTCGCTCATTGGATACCGGAGAGAAACGTTTGGTCGACCAAGGACGTTCACGACATAAAATATAACGAGGAGAAGCAAACGATCGCGTTCAGAAGCGGCAAATTGGGCGTTCACGGGCTCGTCGCTAACAAGTTCGCCAACCTGCCGTTTCAGAGTTGGGAATTGAGGCCGGAACCGGCAAGGAACGGACGGGATTACGCTGGTGTCGTTCTGAACGTGACCGCAGCCACCGTTCAAGCCGAATTTATAGTCAGA GAGGATCGAGTGTGTCTGAATTCGTTGATCGGCGGCTCGTCGACGCCGCTGAAACGGATACTCGGCGAGTACGTCGAATTGGAGACTCTGATCGAG CGAATGCAACGAATCGGGTGCGACCTGTTTCCGGAACGGGACGCCGCCAGTTACCTCAAGGGATCGCCGATCAAGCACCCGGTCGCGGAGAATCATTTACGGCGATGCATGGCTCTCTTGTCCAGCAGCTACGCGTTCTCCTGGTCTCGATGGAACGCGACTCGGACCTTTTGGGAGATCGTGCTACAATTCAAAGAACTGCACGGCTGCGTGGCCAAAGAG CGGACGAATCTGACGGTACTCGTAACACCTTGGCGAACGATGCGCGTGCGATGCACCGAGGTCAGCCCCGAGTTCACAGATTTACCATTGAACGAGGAGGAGGACGCCAAG TTGTACGCCGACCTGTATCAGCTGGCGATCAACACTGCCGGCATCAAGACCCGGCTCTCGATACAACGGATCTCGTTTAAACTGGTATCGACGGTCGCGCGACTCCTCGAGCGTACCAACGTGATCGGCATGTCGTCGTGA
- the LOC116430010 gene encoding dynein axonemal intermediate chain 7 isoform X5, translating to MFQLEKWRELQRATGKTAASSTATKSKLMERKGGQGSPRGRLPREVIEVGVDGDGNAAGEDTAVGVAGKNDNDQIENIRDKMIKDMQEEIRLEQFNQMQKMQLEARQLEMREAQLEETQAILARHWSSYAENARILQLQENWTRYMTCDGLPDPGSLSDLNTFLHVATEENENASLDAIVEKCQVITNLISKVERIVRSIDEAWKEYVREYESIAGELRGKLQWWIDLACYRLLRDIEANMNREDTKTSRYVRESNRMVCCVWAPIALPVGTKRLAEKERKPTEVAFEEIKLTIQFPGDVDCHRMAVRGLWLAYDHYSVETNSRRIPSLPKEFWDPWVKPADLLEFARTEYREKLRIWEEQTEERRLRLEEKKGILRKMENPPVFPDARKRGKRGKKSKRPRSAKANLSEFEQSLATFLPGDGELLPYLPTPNEIVRQREEEARKEVRRILSTRCEKTEVNLRKYTILGGVFRLDLIQQPPQPKDLGKDGSSTTLELPKEPRFARFCRSYEPPQPPPDSERTPEVIEAEMKALEVAMESLLLISLQLPDSVFWFEPPLVAHWIPERNVWSTKDVHDIKYNEEKQTIAFRSGKLGVHGLVANKFANLPFQSWELRPEPARNGRDYAGVVLNVTAATVQAEFIVREDRVCLNSLIGGSSTPLKRILGEYVELETLIERMQRIGCDLFPERDAASYLKGSPIKHPVAENHLRRCMALLSSSYAFSWSRWNATRTFWEIVLQFKELHGCVAKERTNLTVLVTPWRTMRVRCTEVSPEFTDLPLNEEEDAKLYADLYQLAINTAGIKTRLSIQRISFKLVSTVARLLERTNVIGMSS from the exons GCGGCGTCGTCGACGGCGACCAAAAGCAAACTCATGGAACGGAAAGGAGGTCAGGGTTCGCCGAGAGGGCGATTACCGAGGGAGGTTATCGAGGTTGGCGTCGACGGTGACGGTAACGCTGCCGGAGAGGACACTGCCGTCGGCGTTGCTGGGAAAAACGACAACGACCAAATCGAGAACATCAG GGATAAAATGATCAAGGACATGCAAGAAGAGATTCGCTTGGAACAGTTCAATCAGATGCAGAAGATGCAACTGGAGGCGCGGCAATTGGAGATGCGCGAGGCACAATTGGAGGAGACACAGGCGATTCTTGCTCGTCATTGGTCCTCTTACGCCGAGAACGCGCGCATCCTACAGCTGCAGGAAAAC TGGACCAGATACATGACCTGCGACGGTCTTCCAGATCCTGGCTCGTTATCCGACCTGAACACGTTTCTGCACGTTGCGACGGAAGAAAACGAGAACGCGAGCCTGGACGCGATAGTGGAAAAGTGCCAAGTAATTACCAAC TTGATATCCAAGGTAGAGAGGATTGTCCGTTCGATCGACGAAGCTTGGAAGGAGTACGTGCGCGAGTACGAATCG ATCGCGGGGGAACTTCGCGGAAAACTCCAGTGGTGGATCGATCTTGCGTGCTATCGATTGCTGCGCGACATCGAAGCGAACATGAACAGGGAGGACACGAAGACGAGCCGATACGTTCGCGAGTCGAACCGAATGGTGTGCTGCGTCTGGGCACCGATAGCGTTGCCGGTCGgaaccaagcggctcgcggagAAGGAAAG GAAGCCGACCGAAGTGGCGTTCGAGGAGATCAAGTTGACCATTCAATTTCCCGGCGACGTCGATTGCCATCGCATGGCGGTTCGAGGGCTCTGGCTGGCTTACGACCACTACTCGGTCGAAACGAATTCCCGGCGGATTCCGAGCCTCCCGAAGGAATTCTGGGATCCATGGGTGAAACCGGCCG ATCTTCTCGAGTTCGCGAGAACGGAGTATCGCGAGAAGCTTCGAATCTGGGAGGAACAAACGGAGGAACGTCGGTTGCGGTTGGAGGAGAAGAAAGGTATATTAAGGAAGATGGAGAATCCTCCGGTTTTCCCGGACGCTCGGAAGAGAGGGAAACGCGGTAAAAAGTCAAAGAGGCCGCGATCCGCGAAAGCAAATTTGTCCGAGTTCGAACAGAGCTTGGCTACCTTCTTGCCTGGCGATGGGGAGCTTCTACCTTACCTGCCGACACCGAACGAGATCGTTCGGCAAAGAGAAG AGGAAGCCAGGAAAGAGGTTCGCAGGATCTTGTCGACGCGATGCGAGAAAACCGAAGTCAATTTGCGAAAGTACACGATCCTCGGGGGCGTGTTTCGGCTGGATCTGATTCAGCAACCTCCGCAGCCGAAAGATCTCGGGAAAGACGGCAGCTCGACCACTC TCGAATTGCCGAAGGAACCGCGGTTCGCGCGATTCTGCAGATCGTACGAACCACCGCAGCCACCGCCGGATTCCGAGAGGACGCCGGAAGTGATCGAGGCTGAGATGAAAGCTTTGGAAGTCGCGATGGAGTCGCTGTTACTGATTAGCCTGCA GTTACCCGACTCCGTGTTCTGGTTCGAACCGCCGTTGGTCGCTCATTGGATACCGGAGAGAAACGTTTGGTCGACCAAGGACGTTCACGACATAAAATATAACGAGGAGAAGCAAACGATCGCGTTCAGAAGCGGCAAATTGGGCGTTCACGGGCTCGTCGCTAACAAGTTCGCCAACCTGCCGTTTCAGAGTTGGGAATTGAGGCCGGAACCGGCAAGGAACGGACGGGATTACGCTGGTGTCGTTCTGAACGTGACCGCAGCCACCGTTCAAGCCGAATTTATAGTCAGA GAGGATCGAGTGTGTCTGAATTCGTTGATCGGCGGCTCGTCGACGCCGCTGAAACGGATACTCGGCGAGTACGTCGAATTGGAGACTCTGATCGAG CGAATGCAACGAATCGGGTGCGACCTGTTTCCGGAACGGGACGCCGCCAGTTACCTCAAGGGATCGCCGATCAAGCACCCGGTCGCGGAGAATCATTTACGGCGATGCATGGCTCTCTTGTCCAGCAGCTACGCGTTCTCCTGGTCTCGATGGAACGCGACTCGGACCTTTTGGGAGATCGTGCTACAATTCAAAGAACTGCACGGCTGCGTGGCCAAAGAG CGGACGAATCTGACGGTACTCGTAACACCTTGGCGAACGATGCGCGTGCGATGCACCGAGGTCAGCCCCGAGTTCACAGATTTACCATTGAACGAGGAGGAGGACGCCAAG TTGTACGCCGACCTGTATCAGCTGGCGATCAACACTGCCGGCATCAAGACCCGGCTCTCGATACAACGGATCTCGTTTAAACTGGTATCGACGGTCGCGCGACTCCTCGAGCGTACCAACGTGATCGGCATGTCGTCGTGA